A genomic stretch from Lathyrus oleraceus cultivar Zhongwan6 chromosome 2, CAAS_Psat_ZW6_1.0, whole genome shotgun sequence includes:
- the LOC127118034 gene encoding zinc finger CCCH domain-containing protein 3 isoform X2: protein MPENRQVFKNAASNPSGDNIEAIRRLKINNNRDRDAAAQSMPYPDRPGEPDCLYYLRTGMCGYGSNCRYNHPANVSLVTQYGEELPERVGQPDCEYFLKTGTCKYGSTCKYHHPKDRRGAAPVVFNTLGLPMRQEEKSCPYYMRTGSCKFGVACKFHHPQQAAASYGAYPAAASPPPTTVTSSGFPYAGGFPAWSVPRMSYLSGQGIQSYVPPFMPSTQSIMPALSWSNYMGSISPAMPTGFLGSNLVYDYMNPAGDTLSGGQAVNSFLPDRPDQPECKYFMSTGTCKYGSDCKFHHPKERIGQSLSINPLGLPMRPGNAICSYYRIYGVCKFGPTCKFDHPVVAIPQNYALPSPTLSVFDASLLNTPRRISPVQQADTSPSKQSSDKLQQSDTKDATEDSSKQADSDDTTSNSRTPSSESLHE, encoded by the exons ATGCCAGAAAATCGGCAGGTTTTCAAGAATGCTGCTTCTAATCCATCTGGTGATAACATTGAAG CGATTCGGCGGTTGAAAATCAATAATAACCGGGACAGGGATGCTGCGGCTCAATCGATGCCTTATCCGGATCGACCTGGTGAACCTGACTGCTTATATTATTTGAGGACTGGAATGTGTGGTTACGGGAGTAACTGTCGCTATAATCACCCTGCTAACGTTTCACTT GTTACTCAATATGGTGAAGAACTTCCTGAGAGAGTAGGGCAGCCTGATTGTGAG TATTTTCTAAAGACAGGAACATGCAAGTATGGATCGACATGTAAATATCATCATCCAAAAGACAGGCGAGGTGCTGCACCCGTTGTATTCAATACTTTAGGTCTTCCTATGCGTCAG GAGGAAAAGTCGTGTCCCTATTACATGAGAACCGGGTCTTGTAAGTTTGGAGTTGCGTGTAAGTTTCATCATCCACAGCAGGCGGCGGCTTCCTATGGAGCTTACCCGGCGGCCGCTTCCCCTCCCCCCACAACTGTTACTTCATCAGGTTTTCCATATGCTGGCGGGTTTCCTGCATGGTCGGTTCCGAGAATGTCGTATTTATCTGGACAGGGCATTCAATCTTATGTGCCTCCTTTTATGCCTTCTACACAAAGCATTATGCCTGCGCTGAGCTGGAGCAACTACATG GGAAGTATTAGCCCCGCAATGCCTACAGGTTTTCTCGGATCTAATCTTGTCTATGACTACATGAATCCGGCGGGAGATACACTTTCTGGTGGACAGGCAGTGAATTCGTTTCTTCCGGATAGACCTGATCAACCAGAATGTAAATACTTTATGAGCACCGGAACATGCAAATATGGATCTGATTGCAAGTTCCACCACCCGAAAGAAAGAATAGGCCAATCATTGTCCATTAATCCACTTGGCCTTCCCATGAGACCT GGGAATGCTATATGCTCATATTACAGAATCTATGGAGTATGCAAGTTTGGTCCAACATGCAAATTTGATCATCCAGTTGTAGCTATCCCTCAGAACTACGCCTTACCCTCGCCCACTCTCTCCGTATTCGACGCATCTCTTCTTAATACTCCAAGAAGGATATCGCCTGTCCAACAAGCCGACACATCCCCGTCGAAACAATCATCTGACAAGCTTCAACAATCCGACACAAAAGATGCCACCGAAGATTCATCTAAACAAGCTGACTCTGACGACACTACATCGAATTCTCGCACACCTTCCTCCGAGTCTTTACACGAATAA
- the LOC127118034 gene encoding zinc finger CCCH domain-containing protein 3 isoform X1, with the protein MPENRQVFKNAASNPSGDNIEEAIRRLKINNNRDRDAAAQSMPYPDRPGEPDCLYYLRTGMCGYGSNCRYNHPANVSLVTQYGEELPERVGQPDCEYFLKTGTCKYGSTCKYHHPKDRRGAAPVVFNTLGLPMRQEEKSCPYYMRTGSCKFGVACKFHHPQQAAASYGAYPAAASPPPTTVTSSGFPYAGGFPAWSVPRMSYLSGQGIQSYVPPFMPSTQSIMPALSWSNYMGSISPAMPTGFLGSNLVYDYMNPAGDTLSGGQAVNSFLPDRPDQPECKYFMSTGTCKYGSDCKFHHPKERIGQSLSINPLGLPMRPGNAICSYYRIYGVCKFGPTCKFDHPVVAIPQNYALPSPTLSVFDASLLNTPRRISPVQQADTSPSKQSSDKLQQSDTKDATEDSSKQADSDDTTSNSRTPSSESLHE; encoded by the exons ATGCCAGAAAATCGGCAGGTTTTCAAGAATGCTGCTTCTAATCCATCTGGTGATAACATTGAAG AAGCGATTCGGCGGTTGAAAATCAATAATAACCGGGACAGGGATGCTGCGGCTCAATCGATGCCTTATCCGGATCGACCTGGTGAACCTGACTGCTTATATTATTTGAGGACTGGAATGTGTGGTTACGGGAGTAACTGTCGCTATAATCACCCTGCTAACGTTTCACTT GTTACTCAATATGGTGAAGAACTTCCTGAGAGAGTAGGGCAGCCTGATTGTGAG TATTTTCTAAAGACAGGAACATGCAAGTATGGATCGACATGTAAATATCATCATCCAAAAGACAGGCGAGGTGCTGCACCCGTTGTATTCAATACTTTAGGTCTTCCTATGCGTCAG GAGGAAAAGTCGTGTCCCTATTACATGAGAACCGGGTCTTGTAAGTTTGGAGTTGCGTGTAAGTTTCATCATCCACAGCAGGCGGCGGCTTCCTATGGAGCTTACCCGGCGGCCGCTTCCCCTCCCCCCACAACTGTTACTTCATCAGGTTTTCCATATGCTGGCGGGTTTCCTGCATGGTCGGTTCCGAGAATGTCGTATTTATCTGGACAGGGCATTCAATCTTATGTGCCTCCTTTTATGCCTTCTACACAAAGCATTATGCCTGCGCTGAGCTGGAGCAACTACATG GGAAGTATTAGCCCCGCAATGCCTACAGGTTTTCTCGGATCTAATCTTGTCTATGACTACATGAATCCGGCGGGAGATACACTTTCTGGTGGACAGGCAGTGAATTCGTTTCTTCCGGATAGACCTGATCAACCAGAATGTAAATACTTTATGAGCACCGGAACATGCAAATATGGATCTGATTGCAAGTTCCACCACCCGAAAGAAAGAATAGGCCAATCATTGTCCATTAATCCACTTGGCCTTCCCATGAGACCT GGGAATGCTATATGCTCATATTACAGAATCTATGGAGTATGCAAGTTTGGTCCAACATGCAAATTTGATCATCCAGTTGTAGCTATCCCTCAGAACTACGCCTTACCCTCGCCCACTCTCTCCGTATTCGACGCATCTCTTCTTAATACTCCAAGAAGGATATCGCCTGTCCAACAAGCCGACACATCCCCGTCGAAACAATCATCTGACAAGCTTCAACAATCCGACACAAAAGATGCCACCGAAGATTCATCTAAACAAGCTGACTCTGACGACACTACATCGAATTCTCGCACACCTTCCTCCGAGTCTTTACACGAATAA